The DNA segment GTGGAAAAGCCGGTGGCTCAGATGGAGACGGATCAGCACGTCAAAGTGACAGCCTCGGTACTAAGCCGGCTTCCATCACTGGCCCAGGTGCGGTTGGACGCCTCTCCCCACCGCGGGGCACCGTCGCGGCGCCCACCTCCGGCAGCGAAAGGGCCGATGAAGTAAAAGATACAAGTTGTGCTGCTGATGTTTTCCACGCCGCCTTGGCACCAGCGTTATCACCGCCCCACCTTGCTTCCAATATGTCCCCGCGCGCCCGTGTGCGGCAGCTTCTGGTGACGCAGAATAAGACATTTGAACAGCTCACGTTGGCAGAGCTGCAGATGATTGTGGAAGAGGCTCGTCAACTCCTACTTGAGGGTAAATAGGCGAGCGTTTGCCTGTCACACATTGGGAGACCTTTTTGTTTGGTTTTGTTAtttggtggtggcgggcagagagaaagagagcaggAAAAGGATGAGTATATACCGGAGCAAATGTGGAGGCGTGAGGCGGCCTTGCCGTTGCTCTGCCCTCTGCGGCTCCGTGCCTTTCGCGTGATTCTCTTCTTTGCTGCCTTGGTCAGTGGACGATAGAAACGGAGCTCGTTaattgtttttttttccttgcACTTTCCCGTCACCTTCTGGGATtgtttcgcttttttttttcgcctgtGTCCCGACCGCGAGGGTGCCTTTCTCGGGGTGTTTTCGcttgcgcgcatgtgtggtGGTTTTTTTTCAGCTCGCCTGTGTTCGGCAGTGCCTCGCGAACGACGACCTCTGCTATCGCTAGTGCCCTCCACTTCCTCGTACCCCCGTGGTGAGGCTCTCACATGTGTCTTCTCTGTTTTGGTAGCGCTTCCGATGTggactttttttttgttgcccCTTTTTCGTTGGTTCATCTTCCGTGCTCTTCGCCGCGTTTTGCCTGTTTCTCTTCTGTACCTCACTGGGTGTGCGTTCTTGGTCTCCCCGTCACCGTTTGCTGCTGAAGAAGTGTCTTTTCTATGAGCCCCTGTGCACCTGCAATCGGTGAAAACActtgtttcttctttttgtgtgcgtctcgGGGGCTGCCCTTCGCGCCACACTCCGTAGCATACGCTCCCCCTTTGTATCCGCGTAGGCTGGTGCAGCGAGCCACGCGCTgtgaaaagaaaaaggcatCGATCACCATTCTTCGCCTTTTTTGTGTGGCAAAGCGGTTTCGGCAGcataccccccccctcctcccccagaAGAGCAGAACGATGAACATGCTTATGTGtgttgctcctcctccatgatCGCTCGTCGCCCGGGACGGTGGTTTCATTCGtcgcttcctcttccactCCCCCTTCTGTTTGCTCTTTtccaagcacgcacgcacacaggcacacacacagagggccGAACATAGTGTCCTTCGCACGTCATCCTACTCTACTCGCCTGTCGTAGTAACGGTGCAGTGGCGCGTCTCAAACATACTCCGCGAGAAAGGGGAAAGCCGATTcgctcgttttttttttggcttcCAACGAAGaagcctctcctcctcgcatGCTGAAGCCCAGTCGTCTTGTCGGTCTGTCAGCAAGCATCCTTGGCACCCACCTACACATGTCCGCAGAGCAGCACACTGAGGCACAGGTGTcggagctggagaagcgcgcAACAAGCGCTGAGAAGCAGCTTCAGGCGCTAAGGGTGAAGCTGGaagacggcgccggcgctgctgccagcggcgccaaACTGGAGGCCCGTCTGCGTGAGCTGCTGAAACTCATGTGCGAGGACCGTGATGAATGCGAGATGATACGCGCTCAACGTGACGAGCTCATGGAGGAGAACGCCCGCCTGCGGGCGCAGGTGATGAAGGGTGAGTACCGCATCAAGCACCTCCTGCGTACTATTGAGGAGATCGAACAGGCTGGTGCGCCTCAGTGAGACGCAGAGCACACAGATACACGCAGGGATGGAAAAAGGAAACGTGAAGGCGCTCGATAACTCGCAGTGACTTTGattcttttcgttgtttgCTTCTTCGTGGTGCCGCAAGGGCAGGAGTCGTCCTATGCCATCTAGGCACAGGGCGCATCTGGCCAGCTAAAATTGATGAGGCTTCTTGCGCCCATTAGGGCTGCGTGAGCACGTCCAggtgcccctccctctccccctccaaaaaaaaagggaaagcgAACACATGTACTCGACATAAAAGCAATACTGAAACACAAGAGTACGTGCGTCCATGTTCGCCCAGTGCGTCTAGTCAGGCAttcacgtgtgtgcgccacaAAACAAAGGGGAAAGCTAAGGCATTTTTGTTCTCTTCACACAGTCGATTTTTCTGACGCTTGCCTTTCATGGGAGCGGTTCAGCTGCGTTGCTGTTCCCTAGTCGACACACACTCTCACCTGCGTGATGCGGCACTCGCCATCTCCATTCTTCCCTTTCATTTCGTATCTCCTTCGACTCTCTCCTCGGCAGCAATCAGGCTTCTCGGAAAGCGTTCCTCCGTCCGACGTCGGGTAGTTGGTCCCGACACCTCGGCTATCTTTTCCTCGCCGACCCTTCTCTGCTCTCCCACGTCTCGGGCGCTGGCCTGCTGTTGTTCTGTTGCTGTACGAGTTGCATAGCATCAAGCAAAGTCTAAGAGTAACGCCCCTTTTACATCTGTTCTACAGACGGATAaagtatatatatatatagctGGCAACCCCGCCTAAAAGCTTGTTCGCCCCATTGGCGTGCAGCCATGAAGGAGTACACACGTGAGGAAGTAGCGATGCATTGCACTTCGCAGGACTACTGGGTCATCGTGGACAGGCATGTCTATCACTTGGATGCCGAGTTTGTTACGACACTGCACCCTGGTGGGCTGATTATTTTGGAGTCGGCCGGCAAGGACGGGTCGGTGATGTTTCACGAGCACCACAATTTGGAACGGGTGAGGCCCATTCTGGAGGAGTACTGCATTGGTAAACTCAAGAAGTAACGCAGCTGCGTTTTTGAGCACGGCGAACGCTCGCGGTGTCGCGATGGTAGGTTTGCCTGGCGGATGAGCGAGAGCGGATGTGAGCGCTTGGATGTCTGTGTTGGCAAGAGCGTCTACACTCCCTCTGCAGTGGAGGGAGGCTGGGCATGTTTCCCAAAAGAGTTCGTTCCTTGCTGTCTTGCGTATTTATTCTCTTCTCCCGCCCTGTCAGTGCTCGTTCGCCTGCTCTTGTACTGCTCTTGCGGTGTCTTGGACAGCGCGAAGGCGGGGCGTTTCGCggcaaaaagaaagagacgaCGACTCACGTCCGGTTGGCTGGTGGGGCCGCTCTTCGAAGAGACTTTATTTCTTTACCATTCACACGTGGCGCCCCCTAAACGAGGGGTACGCGCACTTGCTGCTCTGTGAATCGGTGTCGACCTACTGCCCGAGCAATTCATGAAAAGgagccgcacgcgcgcgctctgtCGTGTCTTGGACCACTCCCCCCACGCCCTTTTTACACATCCATCGACAGTCCAGCatgtacacgcgcacacgtcaTTTTCTTCTCATTCCTTGGCTGCACCGCCCTTTTTCCTCTCCTGCCACGCCGACAACTGCTCGCTTGctcgcacgcgcatacacatcGGCACCCAAACTCACGCATATATGGACACATGTTGGCGCGCACGCCATATTGCACATCCTTCAGAGTGCAGTTCTTTTTGTCTTGTTTTTATCTGCACGCCattgtttgtgtgtgcgcgcgcgaagTCTCGTTCACACCATCCATTTTCTCtcccctacacacacacacacacacacacaggcgcacgcgcgctccCGCACACGCGGCGTTCCGTTTGTAGTCCTCCCTGATCGAGAGGGTACAAGAGACGGCAAATAGACGAGATCGCAGATCCGAACGTCCTCGAGGAGACGCGCGATCGACATAGTTGTGGTGCTTGTGCAAGAGGTGGCTTAGCGCGTTTCACTGTGTTCACACAGGAAGGAGTgcactcgccgccgcgatTCGCACACAGAGCTGTGTGCGTTCGCGTGCGTTCAACTCGTTAACGTGCGTGCTTACGCTGCGGCTCTGTATGCTGCAAAGCCGTCCCACGGATCCCTCTCATTGTATAGATATACATAGCGAGGTGAACGGTCTCCTTGGAGAGTGGACGCTTACGTCCGCCGATCGGCGTCTGCCCCTTGCGACCTCGTCTGCTTTCacacctcctctccttcttcctcttccacaGCCATTCAGTGAGCCTTCGTTAGCCTCCCAAAGAGTTTCCGTCTCATGTCTCATCAAGGGTTTTCTTTAACGTTTTATCTTTGCCTCGTTTTCACAGACGTTCAGATCgaacgcgaaaaaaaaaacgacgaTATCAGGCTCAACCGCCGAACTGCGTGCATTGATAAACCCTGCGGtgctctttccttttcatTGCGGATTCCTGCTTTCACGCACAACTTCTCAGCTCCCTTCGGTgtctcttccccccccccccgagtGCATTATAATCAGGGGCCAGTTTTCTAGCCACTTCCCTTTTTTTACATCTTCACTCGGGGAGACGGGGGAGGTTGGAAGGAAGGGTCGACTATCACTCCCGTGAGGACAGAACACAAACCATTGCACAGTAACTTTCTGCCACCTCGAGTCACACGGGCGGGGGGTGCAGGCGGCACGATCGCGCACACCCTGCTTATGTGATTGGCCGGCTATTCctatgctgctgctgacaaGGCCTCTTCTCTTCTATGTAGTGTTCTCCTCTCGTTTcctgcccttttttttcttgcacTGGCGAAGGAACGGAAGTACTCATACATCTTTACTTCCTCCCCATTCCGACTCGCGtgagtctgtgtgtgttcgtcTGTGTGTTTTGGGCTCTGCATCGgcgatatatatatatatacacacatagTTATTTATTTACATTtgcgaggcgacggcgtaCGGCTCAGGAAAGGGGTGCAGTAGGAGGTgcgttttctcttttccctcttctcaTTCTCTCCTCCTGAGTGAGTGAGTGAGTGCTtgtttatgtgtgtgctcgtgtggCAGAGTATACACACacgaacgcacgcacacacagaaaaaaaaagaaaccaAGCATATAGGGGCGTAACGTCGACGCAAGACAACGAGGGATCCGAGGAAACAGACGAAGACACAAGGCCGCATCTACATAAGTAactcccccctcaccccccccgaAAAAAAATTGAAAGTTCACAGCGCGTGTTTACGGCTGTGCAGTTGTGTTGGTGTTTACGTGGGTGCGTGCTGTGGTAGCAGAACGTTCTCCTACAGTTTGCTCACAAaccgcgcagctcctgcccgccttgccctcttcctcctctcctgaCCCCTCAGTCACGTGGCCCCCGCTCTCTAGGCtgtttctccttttttttcgtgaCGAGACGTAGATCACGCGGGGGTTTTCCTCTTCagctctttgtgtgtgtgtgcgtgtctgtgtttgtgcCCGCCACGCATCCTCCGATCGCGTCTGtggcgctcttctctctgcgtTTATGTCTGCAGCGCTTTCATAGAGGACACTTTTACTTCTTTGtttgtgcctctctctgtttttcttttttgtttctgtgCTTTCCTTGGCGTGGCGCCCGCCTTTCACCCGGcacttttcgttttttttctgctttaTTGTGTTTTGccgctcctctttctctgtgtcgCTCTTCCCATCTTCTGCCACCTTTTtccccgcctccgccgacactctcctcctccccccctccttccgGTCTCCTCGTGTGCCTTTTGTGGGAGCACCCGTGCTGTTagttttctgttttgttttAACCTTTTCTGTGCCTCTTTTTTATTTGAAACGGAATCTCCTCAGTCGTGTGGAGTTGCGTTGGCGCACGAAAACTATATGTTGGCTGTCttcgttttttgttttttttttgtattttCGTGCCCTcatgtgtgtgctctctttgcgttttttttttcattttgCTTTActtccttcttcctcttcgttgttgttgcccGTGTGGGGGTTCGTTTATTTCACTCCCTGCCCGTTTACGCTTCGTCCCTGCTTTTCCGAccgccctctctcgtccCTTTTTCGGTGTCGTCGCGCTGTGCTagatctctctctctcttcttttttcttgttaCTGTTACGTGTTCCCTCCCACCTCACGTTTGCCATCGATTGAGTTGCCATCCGGTGCTGTGTCTTCTGTTTTGCTCCTGCGGTGTGCACTCCTCCGAAAAGCCCTTCTACCGTAGACGTGGAAAGCTAACTGTCGGACGTGCCAGCTAGCTGCTCTTTAGGACTTCGACAACTTCATCACGTCACACTTGGTTTCTCGTCTTTCGTGCCCGTCGGCACCCTAACGTTATCCCACAGATTGCGCATCTCGGGATCCTGgcagtgcgtgtgcgtggcatAAGCGCTGGTGGTGAGGTGACTAGCTAAAGACAGAATAAAGGACGTGGCGAAGCAACCTCGTGCGCACTGGCAAGCCCAACAGCACGGGAAAGACGCAGGTAGACGGTATTGTGAAGGTAAAGAGCAAGTTTTCACAGCGCAGACGTGCGGCGGTGTTGGTTTGCTTAGGAatttgcgtgtgcgtgtgctttcTTTGCTGTGGGTGGTGTCGCCGTGTTTTTTGTTATTGCTCACGATTGTAAGTCGGACCAGAAAGTCGAAGTATGCGGAGTGAGAC comes from the Leishmania infantum JPCM5 genome chromosome 36 genome and includes:
- a CDS encoding putative cytochrome b5 1, whose amino-acid sequence is MKEYTREEVAMHCTSQDYWVIVDRHVYHLDAEFVTTLHPGGLIILESAGKDGSVMFHEHHNLERVRPILEEYCIGKLKK